In one Roseburia intestinalis L1-82 genomic region, the following are encoded:
- a CDS encoding tyrosine-type recombinase/integrase, with translation MAYKEKDTKKWTAQWFETNAKGEKKKRRKRGFSTKKEALEYERQKKLNSSRSMDMKLSEFMEVYFEDKQNELKERTMKNKRYMMEQHIIPYFGNQMMSEISASQIIQWQNEMQTKGFSESYLRMIQNQLTSLFTHASRIYDLHTNPCKKVKRMGNSDSRSLDFWTTEEYQQFIQTIEPGTRYYLIFEILFWTGCRIGELLALTPADINFERNQISITKTYYRTERKDVITEPKTKQSVRTIEIPEFLKQEIKQFIEGHYGMPENERLFPIVQEAVQHKMKQNMVKAGVKKIRVHDLRHSHVAYLINKGIEPILIKERLGHKDIRITLNTYGHLYPNQQRRIADLLDNEQEKSPNSGNCQD, from the coding sequence ATGGCTTACAAAGAAAAAGACACGAAGAAATGGACTGCCCAGTGGTTTGAAACGAATGCAAAGGGCGAAAAGAAAAAACGAAGAAAGAGAGGATTTTCCACAAAAAAGGAAGCTCTGGAATATGAGCGACAGAAAAAACTCAATAGCAGTCGAAGTATGGATATGAAATTGAGTGAATTTATGGAGGTATATTTTGAGGACAAACAGAATGAACTCAAAGAACGTACCATGAAAAACAAACGTTATATGATGGAACAGCATATTATTCCGTATTTTGGAAATCAAATGATGAGTGAAATATCAGCTTCGCAGATTATTCAGTGGCAGAATGAAATGCAGACAAAAGGCTTTTCGGAATCATATCTGCGAATGATACAAAATCAGCTAACCAGCTTGTTTACTCATGCTTCAAGGATTTACGATTTGCATACGAATCCATGCAAGAAGGTAAAGCGGATGGGAAACTCGGACAGCAGAAGCTTGGATTTCTGGACAACAGAGGAGTATCAGCAGTTTATTCAGACTATAGAACCGGGAACAAGATATTATCTCATCTTTGAAATTCTTTTCTGGACTGGATGCAGAATTGGAGAACTACTTGCATTAACTCCGGCAGATATAAACTTTGAAAGAAATCAAATCAGCATCACAAAAACGTACTATAGGACAGAACGAAAGGATGTGATTACAGAACCAAAGACAAAACAATCTGTGCGAACAATAGAAATACCGGAATTTTTGAAGCAGGAAATAAAGCAATTTATTGAAGGACATTATGGTATGCCGGAGAATGAAAGACTTTTCCCTATTGTGCAGGAAGCAGTACAGCATAAGATGAAGCAAAATATGGTGAAAGCCGGAGTAAAGAAAATCCGAGTGCATGATTTAAGGCATTCGCATGTAGCATATCTCATCAACAAAGGGATTGAGCCGATTCTGATAAAGGAAAGATTAGGGCATAAGGATATAAGAATTACCCTAAATACTTATGGTCACTTATATCCGAATCAGCAACGGAGAATTGCAGATTTGCTGGATAATGAACAAGAAAAAAGTCCCAACAGCGGCAACTGTCAGGACTAA
- a CDS encoding AAA family ATPase, which yields MTEQKIELKMIRMSEVQSQEIEWLWYPFIPYGKLTIIQGDPGDGKTTMVLNLAAKLSKGEALDENMKVTEPVNVIYQTAEDGLADTVKPRLELAGADCERIIVIDESDKSLSMVDERLEEAIVRTGARLLILDPIQAYLGGGMDMNRANEARDMTKKLGALAEKTKCAIILIGHMNKASGNKAAYRGMGSIDFFAVARSVLLVGRVEGEPNTRAVVQIKNNLAAFGHPKAFALSEEGFQWIGDYEITVDEVLGGIAPKANKMELAKQMLRELAETHSAVLSNEIFDRADELGISKRTLENAKKELGIRARKINNAWYWELDKVK from the coding sequence ATGACAGAACAGAAGATTGAATTAAAGATGATTAGAATGTCAGAGGTACAGTCGCAGGAGATTGAGTGGCTGTGGTATCCATTCATTCCTTATGGCAAGCTGACAATTATTCAGGGTGATCCGGGTGACGGAAAGACAACAATGGTCTTGAATCTGGCGGCAAAGCTGTCAAAGGGCGAAGCACTGGATGAAAATATGAAAGTCACAGAGCCGGTCAATGTAATATACCAGACTGCGGAGGATGGTCTTGCGGATACAGTAAAACCAAGATTAGAGCTTGCCGGAGCAGACTGCGAGAGAATTATCGTTATTGATGAGAGTGACAAGTCACTGTCTATGGTAGATGAACGCTTGGAAGAAGCGATTGTGAGGACTGGTGCAAGGCTCTTGATTTTAGACCCGATACAAGCATATTTGGGCGGTGGCATGGATATGAACCGAGCAAACGAAGCAAGGGATATGACAAAGAAATTAGGAGCATTGGCAGAGAAAACAAAGTGTGCAATTATCCTTATCGGTCACATGAACAAGGCTTCCGGCAATAAAGCAGCATACCGGGGCATGGGTTCCATAGATTTCTTTGCAGTGGCAAGAAGTGTTCTTCTGGTCGGCAGGGTAGAGGGAGAACCGAATACCAGAGCAGTTGTCCAGATAAAAAATAACCTTGCAGCATTTGGACATCCAAAAGCATTTGCCTTATCAGAGGAAGGCTTTCAGTGGATTGGAGATTATGAGATTACGGTGGATGAGGTGCTTGGCGGCATTGCACCAAAGGCAAATAAAATGGAGCTGGCAAAGCAGATGTTACGTGAACTTGCGGAAACACATAGTGCGGTTTTAAGCAATGAGATATTTGACCGGGCAGATGAACTGGGAATTTCTAAACGAACACTGGAAAATGCAAAGAAAGAGCTGGGTATCCGGGCAAGAAAAATCAACAACGCATGGTACTGGGAACTGGATAAGGTAAAGTAG
- a CDS encoding helix-turn-helix domain-containing protein, whose amino-acid sequence MGDGKKLKEYLDEKGTNVRRIAKETGISATTLYTIIQKDSNIRFDFALRLANALDIDVNEICSASPFSGAITEEEIYPTLPDGLNGALDASRVKTYLKNSLYPLMYLFGKNSMPDVDNLLTSFYQLDDEARKEVVETIQFKLQYHRDPERAEQVKQIKGW is encoded by the coding sequence ATGGGCGATGGAAAGAAATTAAAAGAGTACCTTGATGAAAAAGGTACAAATGTACGCAGAATTGCAAAAGAAACCGGCATTAGTGCCACCACGTTATACACGATTATTCAAAAAGATTCCAATATCCGCTTTGACTTTGCACTTCGTCTTGCCAATGCTTTAGATATTGATGTGAATGAGATATGCTCTGCAAGTCCTTTCTCTGGAGCTATTACCGAAGAAGAAATATATCCCACTCTCCCAGATGGATTGAATGGAGCCTTGGATGCAAGCAGAGTCAAAACCTACTTGAAAAACTCTCTCTATCCACTTATGTACCTATTCGGTAAAAATAGTATGCCGGATGTGGATAATCTTCTGACTTCTTTTTATCAGTTGGATGATGAAGCTAGGAAAGAAGTGGTTGAAACGATACAATTCAAACTACAATATCACAGAGATCCCGAACGGGCAGAACAGGTAAAACAGATTAAGGGATGGTAA